The stretch of DNA CATCACAAATCATTCACAAGTACATCACATCCTTCACAAGTCCATTATCACAACCATCACAAAGTCCATCATCCACCTACCTCGACGGTCCACCTTGTTCCCCTTGTTGCCAAGGAGGTGGATTGTTTGACGCCGCCGACTGATTCTGCACAAGATAAATATGTTGCTTGTGTCAGACAAAAGTTAGAAATACACGTGTGATTTGTGACAACGGATATATGAACTTaacaaaaattataaataaaagccAAACTCACAGGAGTGCTGAAAGGAGGAGTTTGAGGTTGGAACAACATAGCTGGCGGAGGAGGTTGACCAATAGCAGGTGCAAGGTTTTGCAAGTACTCGTACATTGCATTCATCCTGGCTTGCATAGCCTGCGCTTCTTCCTCCCTCCTTATCCTTTCTTCGTCCCTTTGCCTCTCCGATTCTGCCAGTCGCTCCTACACAATTGACGGCAATGTTACAATGTGAAGCAAATATATGTCGAAATCAATGAACGAcgaataaaatagaaattacctGGAGGTCCGCCACAATGTTCATCGTAGTGTTTGGTCGTTGGCGTATGGGCGCGCTCGTGCCTGTGCTCCTTGCTCGGATCTGGGATAGGCTAGGAACCTCGCCAGAATCCAAGCTGCCGTGGCCAATCATGTACCGGCCACGAACCTTTCCTCCTCCGCCCTCATGACGACTTCTCCATCAATGTCGTGGGTGGCGGGATCGTACTCTGGCCCATATACCTCCTTTGCCGTCTCTATGTACTGAGTGAGGCGTGCGTGGACGGAGGGGTTGCTGTACGACGAAGCGGGGGCAGCTGGGTCATAGCGAGCGGCTGTCGAGTACTTGGTCTGGTGCCCCATAGCATACGCCTGGAAGTTGGTAATTTgctcaccaccatgtgcattcgACTGAAAAAAAAATAACACAATGATTATAAGTAATGCCAAATTAAGCATTAGGACAAAAAATGGATTCAACTTACCCATTTAGCTTTCCATGCATCAAGGCTAAGACTGCCTTGATGGTGCGATGGACCTTGCATCATGGCGCGCCGCTCCCTGCCTTGATTGTGCGCCTCCTGCCACTCAGGGTCGAACCACCTGTCCACCATCATCTCCCAGCACTGGATTTTCGTATTGCACCACCACAGAGGAACCTACACGCCATCAAGCATGTGACATATAAGAAGATCATATAAAGGTTACTTAATCTTaagaaggaaaatattattattgttgcACATTTACCTTCATGTATTCTTCCTTGGTCAGCAACATGGTTCTCGCTTGTTCCTTGGTCACCTTCCGAAAAAGGTACTGGGCGTGGTACGTCACGACGGCCTGGACACGACACTGTTTCTACTGGCTGGCTGGGATTCATTCGCGACAACAAGTTGGGAGAAGGTGAAATCTGCATTTTTCAACCAGCAAGGAGCAAGAACGACAGAGTGAAACTGATATTTCGCACTCTTGAAGAAAGCC from Sorghum bicolor cultivar BTx623 chromosome 8, Sorghum_bicolor_NCBIv3, whole genome shotgun sequence encodes:
- the LOC110437462 gene encoding uncharacterized protein LOC110437462; this translates as MMVDRWFDPEWQEAHNQGRERRAMMQGPSHHQGSLSLDAWKAKWSNAHGGEQITNFQAYAMGHQTKYSTAARYDPAAPASSYSNPSVHARLTQYIETAKEVYGPEYDPATHDIDGEVVMRAEEERFVAGT